The Spirochaeta cellobiosiphila DSM 17781 genome contains the following window.
ATCATTACGAAAGACTGTTAGAAGAATTTTCAAGCACATTCATGGATTAAAAGTAAATATGGTAATGGGGCCTTATGACATTTTAAAAAAACAAGAAAAATATGATCTTCTTATTGTGGATGAAGCACATAGATTGACTCAGAGAAGAAACCTCGCAAACTATAAAACATTTGATGATGCTTGTAATAAATTAGGTATTGATCCTCAAAATAGTAGCCAGTTGGATTGGATAATAAATAGAGGAAAACATGTTGTGCTATTACATGATCCAAATCAATCCGTAAAACCATCGGATGCCGATTTAGCTGTTTTCACAAATCTTAGAGAATCATCTAATCTGTTTTCGCTAAAATCTCAGCAGCGTGTTTTAGCTGGAGATAAATACCCAGCTTATATTGAGAGAATCCTAAAAAAACAACAAGATAGTTATTTAGATTTTGATAATTATAAATTTTGTCTTTTTGATAATATCGACGAAATGGTTAAGAAGATTAGAACTCTTAATAGACAATTTGGTTTGTGCCGTATAGTCGCTGGTTATGCTTGGGATTGGATAAGCAAAGATGATCCAAACCTATATGATATAGAAATAGAATCAACAAAATTACGTTGGAATGCGACTACCGAGGATTGGATAAATACACCTAATTCAATTAATGAAATCGGTTGTATTCATACTGTTCAAGGTTACGATTTAAATTATTGTGGAGTAATAATTGGCCCGGAATTAATATTTAGAAATGGAAAGATACTTTTCGTTCCAGAAAATTACAAAGATAAATATGGAAAGCATAGTTCACAATCTATCGAACAAGTACAGGCATATATAATCAATATCTATAAAACTCTTTTAACTAGAGGTATTAAGGGAACGTTTATTTATGCCTGTGATTCAAAATTAACTAGTTATTTAAGTCATTTTATATCAAAAGAAGGTTCTAGACAAATGGCTGCTGAGCCAAAAATAAAATACGGACGTGAAAACAAATAAACCGTATAACAATCGTATGAACCAAATTTCCCTATGGCATAAATCCTACTATTCTGCTTCACAGGCAGGATTGCCGCCATGTACGTGTAATCCCCCCAAAAATCCTTTGGATTATAAAACCTCATGGTAAAATTCTATTAACTTGGGGAGGGGACATATGGCCAAGTACAAGTATTAGGGGCTTTTTGGCCCCTTACTCTAATACTTGGGATTATTGGAGCTTTGTTGGTTCTTGATAAACAGGGAGGGAGCAGGGAATAGGAAAGGAGCCAAATGGCTCCTATTTATTGTCTCCACCATATCGGACATGATCAAAATCTACTTCTTCATCATCCTTAGGAAAATTTCTATAGTTATCAAATTCATAAACATGGAAGTAATAATCTTTAACTGTATGATTCCCCGTAATTGAAAAGATCTTTGATAGAGTTACAGCTTCTGTTCGCTCTGATGCTATTTTTCTATCAATAGTCCCATTATCCCAAGTTATCTGTGCCTTCACATGTATATCTCCTTTCCAATCAGAGATATTATAAGATCCTGTTATATTGTTAATCTTAATTTTCTTTGTCTTCACAGTAAATTCATAGATTGTTATTTTATGTAGTCCAGACAAGTTGACAAATATCTGAACTTTACGCGGTCCAATAGTCCCATACAGACAATAAAGGGTATTATCCTCCTTATCAAATTGATAATAGTTTCCATCATCATCTGAAAAAGTTGGAAGAAGAGTTAAAGATCGTGAGGTTGATTCTTCGTCTATCTCTATTGTACTGCCTTGATACTCAGGAAATAATTCTGCGAGTCGTGAGTCTATAACTGCCTTTTTATCACCGTTTGTTATAGAGTCGTCATTAAAAACATCATCTACTGTTGCCTTGATCACTGCATCGTACTGAAAATTTTCACTTTCAGAATAACCCGTATCCATGTCACAGCTTGTCACTAGAAAAGTAGAGATAATTAACAAAAATGTAATTAGCTTTTTCATATCTGTTCCTTTTATTGATTTTTATATGATTGTAACCAGGTTTTCTATATGAACACAATTAGTTTTTTTTAAAAAATAAAAAATCAAGAAATTCTGAATCGCCAACACTTTCTATAGCGTTTATACTAATAGGAGGTGGTTAATGAACCAGATTTATATAATTGATGAGCAAGGTCTGTAATCCCCCCATTATTAACAGGAGTAATTTGTAGAATTATTTAAAACCATTCTAGGGGTAATGCCGCCCAAAGACGAATGAGGTCTTTCATTATTGTATATCCACATCCATCTAGTCGCAAGTTCTTGTGCATGATAGATAGATTTGAAGATATTCAACTATAGCCATTCATATTTGCATGTAAGCATTCTGTGTTTGCTTCCCTTTCTGGATAAAAGATAGTTCGATACAGTTTTTTCTACTCCAACTTTTAAGAGCATCACTAATGTATTCTGG
Protein-coding sequences here:
- a CDS encoding DNA/RNA helicase domain-containing protein; the protein is MAYVGETTSAVKRMKDHLDNSKRDIFKTIYLIEDETFNKSATLDIESKLIEYISADGHYSLQNNNRGLRNHNYYNKDKYKILFNDIWDELKALEVVSHTIPEIENSDLFKFSPYKTLTEDQFEIVENLDSIFKSKSESTSIINGEPGSGKTILAIYLAKYIASDEAYNSFKIGVIFPQTSLRKTVRRIFKHIHGLKVNMVMGPYDILKKQEKYDLLIVDEAHRLTQRRNLANYKTFDDACNKLGIDPQNSSQLDWIINRGKHVVLLHDPNQSVKPSDADLAVFTNLRESSNLFSLKSQQRVLAGDKYPAYIERILKKQQDSYLDFDNYKFCLFDNIDEMVKKIRTLNRQFGLCRIVAGYAWDWISKDDPNLYDIEIESTKLRWNATTEDWINTPNSINEIGCIHTVQGYDLNYCGVIIGPELIFRNGKILFVPENYKDKYGKHSSQSIEQVQAYIINIYKTLLTRGIKGTFIYACDSKLTSYLSHFISKEGSRQMAAEPKIKYGRENK